Proteins encoded in a region of the Salipiger sp. CCB-MM3 genome:
- a CDS encoding DUF2059 domain-containing protein, with product MLSRLAACTVSASLILPTLSLPGWAGSAEELLDALKVDEIVEIMRAEGRDYGSDMAQDLLPAGATAGWEEAVDRLYDADAMDEVVRAGFLESFGDTDAGPLLEFFTSEAGQRVVELELTARRELIDNDVEVAAREAWNAIAGTGDPRAAQLDRFVAANDLLETNVVGALNASFQFYLGLVDGGGMEMTEPEIVEEVWMQEETTRYDTEEWLYAYMLTAYGPLPDEELDAYIDVSATPEGKAMNRALFDGFNHMYEEISYGLGLAAAREMRSEEL from the coding sequence ATGTTGTCGCGTCTTGCCGCCTGTACCGTTTCCGCCTCGCTGATCCTGCCCACGCTTAGCCTGCCGGGCTGGGCAGGCAGCGCCGAGGAGTTGCTCGACGCTTTGAAGGTGGATGAGATTGTCGAGATCATGCGCGCCGAGGGCCGGGACTATGGATCGGACATGGCGCAGGACCTTCTTCCGGCAGGGGCGACCGCTGGCTGGGAAGAGGCCGTGGACAGGCTCTATGATGCGGACGCCATGGATGAGGTGGTGCGCGCGGGCTTTCTCGAAAGCTTCGGCGACACCGACGCGGGGCCCTTGCTGGAGTTTTTCACCTCCGAGGCCGGGCAGCGTGTGGTCGAGCTTGAACTCACGGCCCGGCGCGAGCTGATCGACAATGATGTCGAGGTTGCCGCGCGCGAGGCGTGGAACGCCATCGCCGGCACTGGCGATCCGCGCGCGGCGCAGCTTGACCGTTTCGTGGCCGCCAATGATCTGCTTGAAACAAATGTGGTCGGCGCGCTCAACGCCAGCTTCCAGTTCTACCTTGGCCTTGTGGATGGCGGCGGCATGGAGATGACCGAGCCGGAGATCGTCGAAGAGGTCTGGATGCAGGAAGAGACCACGCGCTACGACACCGAAGAGTGGCTCTATGCCTATATGCTCACCGCTTATGGGCCGCTGCCCGATGAAGAGCTCGATGCCTATATAGATGTCTCTGCAACGCCCGAGGGCAAAGCGATGAACCGCGCGCTGTTCGACGGGTTCAATCACATGTATGAAGAGATCTCTTACGGGCTGGGGCTGGCGGCCGCGCGCGAGATGCGCAGCGAAGAGCTCTGA
- a CDS encoding DUF4760 domain-containing protein: MNCSEQIASEATQTLVVCVASSFNWIGLVGPAVILLSVAVAAYGVAMARASTRQRATLDMIEKVESTPYYQEQNSVFSYHRRQNGFAKLHSPAETKDREERRAILGYLNHYELVSIGIRRKILDEAFYREWMRGPFVRDWNAAADFIQRERWKWDAQSEKWDYHHVLFENFQKMACRWSEEAIVLTKSFSKPPEAPSGPGDEALPDGKKSDKSA, from the coding sequence GTGAACTGTTCCGAGCAGATTGCCAGTGAAGCGACGCAAACCTTGGTGGTTTGCGTCGCTTCTAGTTTCAACTGGATCGGTTTGGTCGGCCCTGCGGTCATCCTGCTGTCGGTCGCGGTGGCGGCCTATGGCGTCGCCATGGCCCGGGCGTCCACCCGCCAAAGAGCCACGCTGGACATGATCGAGAAGGTCGAATCCACGCCATATTACCAAGAGCAGAATTCTGTCTTCAGCTACCACCGCCGTCAAAATGGCTTTGCAAAGCTTCACAGCCCCGCGGAAACGAAAGACCGGGAAGAACGCCGGGCGATCTTGGGGTATCTCAATCACTACGAGCTTGTATCCATCGGGATTCGCAGAAAAATTCTCGATGAAGCCTTTTATCGTGAGTGGATGAGAGGACCCTTCGTGCGGGATTGGAACGCGGCTGCGGATTTCATTCAGCGCGAAAGATGGAAGTGGGACGCTCAGAGCGAAAAATGGGACTACCACCATGTTCTCTTTGAGAACTTCCAGAAGATGGCCTGCCGCTGGAGTGAAGAGGCAATCGTTCTGACCAAGTCCTTCAGCAAACCGCCGGAGGCCCCCTCGGGGCCGGGGGACGAGGCTCTGCCCGACGGTAAGAAGTCGGATAAATCAGCCTGA
- a CDS encoding YqaA family protein, with protein MLRRLYDWTMSLADHPKALWALAAVSFIEASVFPIPPDVLMIPMILAAPRRAWLIALVATLASVVGGLFGYAIGHFFFDSIGRPILETLGKADSMEAFNARFNGVGFWAVLIAGITPFPFKVITIMSGWTAMPLGTFVTTAIIARAFRFFIVAGLLRAFGAPIRDFIENRLGLVFTVFVLLLAGGFFLVKYL; from the coding sequence ATGCTGCGCCGCCTTTACGACTGGACCATGTCGCTTGCCGATCACCCCAAGGCGCTTTGGGCGCTGGCAGCGGTCTCTTTCATCGAAGCCTCGGTGTTTCCGATCCCGCCCGACGTGCTGATGATCCCGATGATCCTCGCCGCGCCGCGCCGGGCATGGCTGATCGCGCTGGTGGCCACATTGGCCTCGGTCGTCGGTGGCCTCTTCGGATATGCCATCGGGCATTTCTTCTTCGACAGCATCGGGCGGCCAATTCTCGAAACGCTCGGCAAGGCCGACTCGATGGAGGCCTTCAACGCCCGCTTCAACGGCGTTGGGTTCTGGGCCGTGCTGATCGCCGGGATCACCCCCTTCCCGTTCAAGGTGATCACCATCATGTCGGGCTGGACCGCGATGCCGCTCGGCACCTTCGTCACCACCGCCATCATCGCCCGCGCCTTCCGCTTCTTCATCGTCGCGGGGCTGCTGCGGGCCTTCGGCGCGCCGATCCGGGATTTCATCGAAAACCGGCTCGGGCTGGTGTTTACTGTCTTTGTGCTGCTGCTTGCCGGCGGCTTCTTTCTGGTGAAATACCTCTGA
- a CDS encoding disulfide bond formation protein B — protein sequence MTDLRKFLILIAAGGSAAVLLGAIGSQFIGGLAPCHLCILQRWPHAIAVVIGALALAFRARLLPLLGALAALTTSGIGVYHTGVERGWWEGPTTCTSGPIGGMSADELLNQIMDAPLVRCDEVAWQFLGLSMASWNAVISLGLALIWIAAWRRSAQA from the coding sequence ATGACTGACCTGCGCAAGTTCCTCATCCTGATCGCCGCTGGCGGATCGGCCGCCGTGCTGCTTGGCGCCATCGGCTCACAATTCATCGGCGGACTCGCCCCCTGCCACCTGTGCATCCTGCAGCGCTGGCCCCACGCCATCGCCGTCGTCATCGGTGCACTGGCGCTGGCCTTCCGCGCCCGCCTGCTGCCGCTTTTGGGCGCGCTGGCGGCGCTGACCACCAGCGGCATCGGCGTCTATCACACCGGCGTCGAGCGCGGCTGGTGGGAAGGGCCGACCACCTGCACCTCCGGCCCGATCGGCGGCATGTCGGCCGATGAGTTGCTCAACCAGATCATGGACGCGCCTCTGGTGCGCTGCGACGAGGTTGCCTGGCAGTTCCTCGGCCTGTCGATGGCCAGCTGGAACGCGGTCATCTCGCTTGGCCTTGCGCTGATCTGGATCGCCGCATGGCGGCGCTCGGCCCAAGCCTGA
- the gap gene encoding type I glyceraldehyde-3-phosphate dehydrogenase yields the protein MTVKVAINGFGRIGRNVLRAIIESGRTDIEVIAINDLGPVETNAHLLQFDSVHGRFPQDVKVAGDTIDAGRGPIKVSAERNPADLPWGDVDVVLECTGIFTDREKAAAHLANGSSRVLVSAPSAGADKTIVYGVNDDTLTKDDLIVSNASCTTNCLSPVAKVLNDTVGIKKGFMTTIHSYTGDQPTLDTMHKDLYRARAAAQSMIPTSTGAAKAVGLVLPELNGRLDGVAIRVPTPNVSVVDLVFEAERETTVEEINDAIRVAANGKLNGILGYTDKKNVSIDFNHDPHSSIFHTDQTKVMEGTMVRILSWYDNEWGFSNRMSDTAVAMGKLI from the coding sequence ATGACCGTCAAGGTAGCGATCAACGGCTTCGGCCGCATCGGGCGCAACGTGCTGCGCGCCATCATCGAATCCGGCCGCACTGACATCGAAGTCATCGCCATCAACGACCTCGGCCCGGTCGAGACCAACGCCCATCTTCTGCAGTTCGACAGCGTGCACGGTCGCTTTCCGCAGGACGTGAAAGTGGCGGGCGACACGATCGACGCAGGCCGCGGCCCGATCAAGGTGAGCGCCGAGCGCAACCCCGCCGATCTGCCTTGGGGCGACGTCGATGTGGTGCTCGAATGCACCGGCATTTTCACCGACCGCGAGAAGGCCGCCGCCCACCTCGCCAATGGGTCGAGCCGCGTTCTGGTCTCTGCCCCCTCCGCCGGTGCCGACAAGACCATCGTCTACGGCGTCAACGACGACACGCTGACCAAGGATGACCTGATCGTCTCCAACGCGTCCTGCACCACCAACTGCCTGTCGCCCGTCGCCAAGGTGCTGAACGACACCGTCGGCATCAAGAAGGGCTTCATGACCACCATTCACAGCTACACCGGCGACCAGCCGACGCTGGACACGATGCATAAGGATCTCTATCGCGCGCGCGCCGCGGCGCAGTCGATGATCCCCACCTCGACCGGCGCCGCCAAGGCCGTCGGCCTCGTGCTGCCCGAGCTTAACGGCAGGCTCGATGGTGTGGCGATCCGCGTGCCGACGCCGAACGTGTCGGTCGTGGATCTGGTGTTCGAAGCCGAGCGCGAGACCACGGTGGAAGAGATCAACGACGCGATCCGCGTCGCCGCCAATGGCAAGCTGAACGGCATTCTGGGCTATACCGACAAAAAGAACGTCTCGATCGACTTCAACCACGATCCGCACAGCTCGATCTTCCACACCGACCAGACCAAGGTCATGGAAGGCACCATGGTGCGCATCCTGTCGTGGTATGACAACGAGTGGGGCTTCTCGAACCGTATGTCCGACACCGCCGTGGCGATGGGCAAGTTGATCTGA
- a CDS encoding glyceraldehyde-3-phosphate dehydrogenase: MTKAINAVRDSFSRRFAYRRTHQALMSLPLRTRIDCDIAGREAETARIAVYGQ, encoded by the coding sequence ATGACCAAAGCCATCAACGCCGTTCGTGACAGCTTCTCCCGCCGCTTCGCCTATCGCCGCACCCATCAGGCCCTGATGTCGCTGCCGCTGCGAACCCGCATTGACTGCGACATCGCAGGCCGCGAAGCGGAAACCGCGCGGATCGCTGTCTACGGTCAGTAA
- the coaD gene encoding pantetheine-phosphate adenylyltransferase: MRIGLYPGTFDPITLGHIDIIRRAAALVDRLVIGVAINRDKGPLFPLEDRVAMIETECAKLSEETGTEIVAHPFENLLIDCARDVGAQIIIRGLRAVADFEYEFQMVGMNRALDTSIETVFLMAEARHQAIASKLVKEIARLDGDVSKFVTPTVNEALKARFDKG; the protein is encoded by the coding sequence ATGCGCATTGGCCTTTACCCCGGCACGTTCGATCCAATCACGCTGGGCCATATCGACATCATCCGCCGCGCCGCGGCGCTGGTCGATCGTCTGGTGATCGGTGTCGCGATCAACCGCGACAAGGGTCCGCTGTTTCCGCTGGAAGACCGCGTGGCGATGATCGAGACGGAATGCGCCAAACTGTCTGAAGAGACCGGGACAGAGATCGTCGCGCATCCTTTCGAGAACCTGCTGATCGACTGCGCCCGCGATGTGGGCGCGCAGATCATCATTCGCGGCCTGCGCGCCGTGGCGGATTTCGAGTATGAATTCCAGATGGTTGGCATGAACCGCGCGCTCGACACCAGCATCGAGACCGTTTTCCTGATGGCCGAGGCGCGGCATCAGGCGATCGCCTCGAAGCTGGTGAAAGAGATCGCCCGGCTCGATGGCGACGTCAGCAAATTCGTCACGCCCACGGTGAACGAGGCGCTGAAGGCGCGCTTCGACAAAGGTTGA
- a CDS encoding CBS domain-containing protein produces the protein MQVQQILKDKSDDGVVTVTPGSSVGDAAQVLSERRIGGVVVSDDGQTPLGILSERDIVRAISAQGASILNMTCDELMTRKLQVCTRDEDTNVVLARMTEGRFRHMPVVEDGVLVGIISIGDVVKAQIAELAMEKDALQGMIMGF, from the coding sequence ATGCAGGTACAACAGATTCTCAAGGATAAGTCCGACGACGGGGTGGTCACCGTCACCCCCGGCAGCAGCGTCGGTGACGCGGCGCAGGTGCTGTCTGAGCGCCGGATCGGTGGTGTGGTGGTTTCCGACGACGGGCAGACGCCGCTGGGGATCCTGTCAGAGCGTGACATCGTGCGCGCGATCTCGGCGCAGGGTGCCAGCATCCTGAACATGACGTGTGACGAGTTGATGACCCGCAAATTGCAGGTCTGCACCCGCGACGAGGACACCAATGTGGTGCTCGCCCGGATGACCGAGGGGCGCTTCCGTCACATGCCGGTGGTCGAGGATGGGGTGCTGGTGGGCATCATCTCGATCGGCGACGTGGTGAAGGCGCAGATCGCCGAACTTGCCATGGAAAAAGACGCGCTGCAGGGCATGATCATGGGCTTCTAG
- a CDS encoding LysR family transcriptional regulator, whose amino-acid sequence MRENWDDLRIFLAVARGESLSAAGRVLRMDPATVGRRVARLEEQLGHPLFAKSPQGYALTEAGARLLVHAETAEQALGQGAQALMGASEGFAGQIRIGAPDGCANFLLPQVCAKIAEDNPGLDLQIVSLPRVVNLSRREADMAIAVSAPTAGRLVVKKISDYRLHLAASEEYLARHAPIRSRADLQGHRMVGYIPDMIFDRELDYLSDLGVERVRLASNSVAVQFHWLRLGAGLGIVHDFALPAAPGLRKVLADEVSLTRSFYLVRHADDRRHARLNGFAELLAEGVRRELACLEGGS is encoded by the coding sequence ATGCGTGAGAACTGGGATGACTTGCGGATTTTCCTTGCCGTCGCGCGCGGCGAGAGCCTGTCGGCGGCGGGGCGGGTGCTGCGCATGGACCCGGCGACGGTGGGCCGCCGGGTGGCGCGTCTTGAGGAGCAACTGGGCCATCCGCTCTTTGCCAAGTCGCCGCAGGGCTACGCGCTGACCGAGGCAGGCGCGCGGCTGCTGGTCCATGCCGAGACCGCAGAACAGGCGCTGGGGCAGGGTGCGCAGGCGCTGATGGGAGCCTCTGAGGGGTTCGCCGGGCAGATCCGCATCGGTGCGCCCGACGGCTGCGCGAACTTCCTGCTGCCGCAGGTCTGCGCCAAGATCGCCGAGGACAACCCGGGGCTCGATCTGCAGATCGTCTCGCTGCCGCGCGTGGTGAACCTGTCGCGGCGCGAGGCCGATATGGCCATCGCGGTCTCTGCGCCCACGGCGGGGCGGCTGGTGGTCAAGAAGATCTCGGACTACCGCCTGCATCTTGCGGCCTCCGAGGAGTATCTGGCCCGTCACGCCCCGATCCGCAGCCGCGCCGACCTGCAGGGGCACCGCATGGTGGGCTACATCCCCGACATGATTTTTGACCGCGAGCTCGACTATCTCAGCGATCTGGGCGTCGAGCGGGTGCGTCTCGCCTCTAATTCGGTCGCGGTGCAGTTCCATTGGCTTCGCTTGGGCGCGGGGCTGGGCATCGTGCATGATTTCGCGCTGCCCGCCGCGCCGGGGCTGCGCAAGGTGCTGGCCGATGAAGTGTCGCTCACCCGCAGTTTTTACCTCGTGCGCCATGCCGATGACCGGCGCCACGCGCGCCTTAACGGATTCGCAGAGCTTTTGGCCGAAGGTGTTCGGCGCGAGCTGGCCTGCCTCGAAGGTGGGAGTTGA
- a CDS encoding CoA-acylating methylmalonate-semialdehyde dehydrogenase translates to MQELTHFINGEHVKGTSGRFTEIFNPATGEVQAKVPLATVAELNDAVAKAAEAQKGWAATNPQRRARVMMKFGALINEHMDELAELVSKEHGKTLPDARGDVQRGLEVVEVCMGAPHMLKGEFTDNGGPGIDLYSMRQPLGVVAGITPFNFPAMIPLWKMAPALVCGNAMILKPSERCPSTSLRLAELIIEAGLPEGVLQVVNGDKEVVDAILDNETVQAVGFVGSTPIAQYIYGRAATNGKRAQCFGGAKNHMIIMPDADLDKAADALVGAGYGAAGERCMAISVAVPVGEETADALIEKLVPRVEKLKVGPYTAGEDVDYGPVITGTAKDRINGLVTKGVEQGAKLVIDGRDFSLQGYENGFFVGPSLFDNVTPDMDIYKEEIFGPVLSTVRAGTYEEALDLVIDNDYGNGTAIYTADGDTARDFAHRVNVGMVGINFPIPVPLSYHTFGGWKKSAFGDLNQYGPDAFRFYTKTKTVTARWFSGIKEGGEFNFKAMD, encoded by the coding sequence ATGCAAGAACTCACGCATTTCATCAACGGCGAACACGTCAAGGGCACCTCGGGCCGCTTCACCGAGATCTTCAACCCGGCCACCGGGGAAGTTCAGGCCAAAGTGCCGCTGGCCACCGTCGCAGAGCTGAACGACGCCGTTGCCAAAGCCGCCGAAGCGCAAAAGGGCTGGGCCGCCACCAACCCGCAGCGTCGCGCCCGCGTGATGATGAAGTTCGGTGCGCTGATCAATGAGCATATGGACGAGCTGGCCGAGCTGGTCTCGAAGGAACACGGCAAGACCCTGCCCGACGCCCGCGGCGACGTGCAGCGCGGTCTGGAAGTGGTCGAGGTCTGCATGGGCGCGCCGCATATGCTCAAGGGCGAGTTCACCGACAACGGCGGTCCGGGCATCGATCTCTACTCCATGCGCCAGCCGCTTGGCGTGGTCGCGGGCATCACCCCGTTCAACTTCCCGGCGATGATCCCGCTGTGGAAGATGGCCCCGGCGCTGGTCTGCGGCAACGCCATGATCCTCAAGCCCTCCGAGCGCTGCCCCTCGACCTCGCTGCGCCTCGCCGAGCTGATCATCGAGGCCGGCCTGCCCGAGGGCGTGCTGCAGGTGGTCAACGGTGACAAGGAAGTGGTGGACGCGATCCTCGACAACGAGACCGTGCAGGCCGTGGGCTTCGTCGGCTCGACCCCGATCGCGCAGTACATCTATGGCCGCGCGGCCACCAACGGCAAGCGCGCGCAATGCTTCGGCGGTGCCAAGAACCACATGATCATCATGCCCGACGCCGACCTCGACAAGGCCGCCGACGCGCTGGTGGGTGCGGGCTACGGCGCTGCAGGCGAACGCTGCATGGCGATCTCGGTGGCCGTTCCGGTGGGCGAGGAAACCGCCGACGCGCTGATCGAAAAGCTGGTGCCGCGCGTCGAGAAGCTGAAGGTTGGCCCCTACACCGCGGGCGAAGACGTGGACTATGGCCCGGTGATCACCGGCACCGCCAAGGACCGGATCAACGGCCTCGTCACCAAAGGTGTCGAACAGGGCGCGAAGCTGGTCATCGATGGCCGCGACTTCTCGCTGCAGGGCTATGAGAACGGCTTCTTCGTCGGCCCGTCGCTTTTCGACAATGTGACGCCCGACATGGACATCTACAAAGAAGAGATCTTCGGCCCGGTTCTCAGCACCGTGCGCGCTGGCACCTACGAAGAGGCGCTCGATCTGGTGATCGACAATGACTACGGCAACGGCACGGCGATCTACACCGCCGATGGCGACACCGCGCGCGACTTTGCGCACCGGGTGAACGTGGGCATGGTCGGCATCAACTTCCCGATCCCGGTGCCGCTGTCGTACCACACCTTCGGCGGCTGGAAGAAATCGGCCTTCGGCGATCTCAACCAATACGGCCCCGACGCCTTCCGCTTCTACACCAAGACCAAGACCGTCACCGCGCGCTGGTTCTCGGGCATCAAGGAAGGTGGCGAGTTCAACTTCAAGGCCATGGACTGA
- a CDS encoding DUF1194 domain-containing protein has protein sequence MFRVVAASLALLVSPARACETALLLAMDVSNSIDPAEYAIQVEGLAFAMRDPEIAAILVEDRIALAVLQWSGPAHQALTLGWRQITEPADVSAFASAAERMERAFVLSDTAPGAALQAALDHMAAAPACGRRVIDISGDGTPNSGPSASAARVRAERMGVTINGLAIEGPGHGLPVTNYYRQVLITRDGFVLTARSHLAYAETMRRKILREIARVLG, from the coding sequence ATGTTTCGCGTGGTTGCCGCCAGCCTTGCCCTGCTCGTCTCGCCGGCCCGTGCCTGCGAGACCGCGCTGCTTTTGGCCATGGATGTGTCGAACTCGATCGACCCGGCGGAATATGCGATCCAGGTCGAAGGCCTCGCCTTCGCAATGCGCGACCCCGAGATTGCCGCGATCCTCGTCGAGGATCGGATCGCGCTTGCGGTGCTGCAATGGTCCGGCCCGGCGCATCAGGCGCTCACCCTTGGCTGGCGGCAGATCACCGAGCCCGCCGATGTTTCCGCCTTCGCCAGCGCCGCAGAGCGCATGGAGCGGGCCTTTGTGCTTTCTGACACCGCGCCGGGTGCCGCGCTGCAGGCCGCGCTCGATCACATGGCGGCGGCCCCCGCCTGCGGGCGCAGGGTCATCGACATCTCGGGCGATGGCACGCCGAACTCCGGCCCCTCCGCCTCTGCCGCGCGGGTGCGGGCCGAACGCATGGGGGTGACGATCAACGGGCTGGCGATCGAGGGGCCGGGCCATGGGCTGCCGGTGACCAATTATTACCGGCAAGTGCTGATCACCCGCGACGGCTTTGTCCTGACCGCGCGCAGCCACCTTGCCTATGCCGAGACCATGCGCCGCAAGATCCTGCGCGAGATCGCCCGCGTGCTGGGCTGA
- the chrA gene encoding chromate efflux transporter, whose amino-acid sequence MKVSSSPAQKPVMTTPAKTPLSQLFLSFLRIGLLSFGGPAAQIALLHREIVEERGWLSERQYLQALSFCMLLPGPEAMQLATWAGWRLRGVAGGLIAGGLFVVPGALVIAALALAYSAYGTRPEVTALMLGVKATVIALVAFALMKLGRKVLSHRGAPWIALAAFAALYVLHLPFPLVIACAGTIGWLSRAAAPAEDVRPLPAPVTDRLWVWPLWVTLWFAPMVLAALAGQTLLYDIGMLFSKLAVFSFGGAYAVLAWLAQEAVSARGWLNPAQMADALGLAETTPGPLILVTQFVGMLTGYAEGGWPMALAAGAMVLWVTFVPCFLWIFAFAPHLERLLARPRLQGALDAITAAVLGVIANLTLWFALHVLFSETWQLRLGPIAPELPVLQSWRPGALALTLLAALLLGPLGRSVPLTLAVTAVAGLLLTIY is encoded by the coding sequence ATGAAAGTTTCATCAAGCCCTGCGCAAAAGCCGGTGATGACGACGCCCGCCAAGACCCCACTTTCCCAGCTTTTCCTGAGTTTCCTGCGCATCGGCCTGCTGAGCTTCGGCGGTCCGGCGGCGCAGATCGCGCTGCTGCATCGCGAGATCGTCGAAGAGCGCGGCTGGCTGAGCGAGCGGCAATACCTGCAGGCGCTGTCCTTTTGCATGCTGCTGCCGGGGCCCGAGGCGATGCAGCTGGCCACTTGGGCCGGCTGGCGGCTGCGCGGCGTCGCCGGCGGGCTGATCGCAGGGGGGCTCTTCGTGGTGCCCGGCGCCCTGGTCATCGCCGCGCTGGCGCTGGCCTATTCCGCCTATGGCACCCGCCCCGAAGTGACCGCGCTGATGCTGGGCGTGAAGGCCACGGTGATCGCGCTGGTCGCCTTCGCGCTCATGAAGCTTGGGCGCAAGGTGCTGTCTCATCGCGGCGCGCCATGGATCGCGCTGGCCGCTTTTGCCGCGCTCTACGTGCTGCATCTGCCGTTCCCGCTGGTCATCGCCTGCGCCGGAACCATCGGCTGGCTCAGCCGCGCTGCCGCCCCCGCCGAGGACGTGCGCCCCCTACCCGCGCCGGTGACCGACCGGCTGTGGGTCTGGCCGCTCTGGGTGACGCTCTGGTTCGCGCCAATGGTGCTGGCCGCGCTGGCCGGACAGACGCTGCTCTACGACATCGGCATGCTCTTCTCAAAGCTGGCGGTTTTCTCCTTCGGCGGAGCCTATGCGGTGCTGGCGTGGCTGGCGCAGGAGGCGGTCTCGGCACGCGGCTGGCTCAACCCCGCGCAGATGGCCGACGCCTTGGGGCTGGCCGAGACGACGCCGGGTCCGCTGATCCTCGTGACACAATTCGTGGGGATGCTCACCGGCTACGCCGAGGGCGGCTGGCCCATGGCGCTGGCCGCCGGGGCGATGGTGCTTTGGGTGACCTTCGTGCCTTGTTTCCTGTGGATCTTCGCCTTTGCCCCGCATCTCGAAAGGCTGCTGGCCCGCCCCCGCCTGCAAGGCGCGCTGGATGCGATCACCGCCGCCGTGCTGGGGGTGATCGCCAACCTCACGCTGTGGTTCGCCCTGCATGTGCTCTTCTCCGAGACGTGGCAGCTGCGGCTTGGTCCCATCGCCCCGGAACTGCCCGTGCTGCAAAGCTGGCGTCCCGGCGCGCTGGCGCTGACGCTTCTGGCCGCCCTGCTGCTTGGCCCGCTTGGCCGCTCGGTGCCGCTGACGCTTGCCGTGACGGCAGTCGCGGGGCTCTTGTTAACTATTTATTAA
- a CDS encoding SspB family protein encodes MPSGIDYGNLMHRAMRGLIHDVLLGVQESGLPGEHHFFITFDTQHPDVELADWLSDRYPGEMTVVMQHWYDDLEVTEDGFTVTLNFGDAPERLYIPYDAIKTFVDPSVEFGLRFETHEEDEDDDEPTPPDGDDPEGSGDAPKQDAEVVRLDSFRK; translated from the coding sequence ATGCCCTCCGGCATCGACTACGGGAATCTCATGCACCGCGCCATGCGCGGGCTCATCCATGACGTCCTTCTGGGCGTTCAGGAATCCGGCCTGCCGGGCGAGCACCATTTTTTCATCACCTTCGACACCCAGCATCCCGATGTGGAACTGGCGGACTGGCTGTCGGATCGCTACCCGGGCGAGATGACGGTGGTGATGCAGCATTGGTACGACGACCTCGAAGTGACCGAGGACGGCTTTACCGTGACGCTGAACTTCGGGGATGCGCCCGAGCGGCTCTACATCCCCTATGACGCGATCAAGACCTTCGTCGATCCCTCGGTCGAGTTCGGCCTGCGCTTCGAGACGCATGAGGAAGACGAGGACGACGACGAACCCACCCCGCCCGACGGCGACGATCCCGAAGGCTCGGGCGATGCGCCCAAGCAGGATGCCGAGGTGGTGCGGCTGGATTCTTTCCGCAAATAA